The window CCTCGATGCGGCCGAGGCCGATCAGCTCGACGTCGCGCAGCTTGTCGTTCTGCTCGAACGGACCGCCCTGGCCGATCTCGGTCGCCGGCGGTGGCGGCAACGCGTGATAGGTCGGCGCGACATAGACCTTGCTGATGATGCGGGTGCGGTTCTTCTGCCAGCGGATGTCGACCATCGCGGCGATCAGCAGGATGCCTGCGAGCGCCATGCGGTTGATGCCGCCGCGGGCATTGAGTGTGGTCAGGCCGTTGGTGATCAGGAGCACGATCAGAACGCCGACCAGCGATTTGGCGACCGAGCCCTTGCCGCCGCCGAGCGTGATGCCGCCGAGCACCGTCGCGGTCAGCACGATCACCTCGAGGCCGACGCCGATGTCGCCGCCGACGGTGCCGAGCCTTGCCGCGAAGAACAATGCGGCGATGCTGGTCAGTACGCCGCTCGCGACATAGCACAGCGCGATGGTGCGGCGAACCGGAATGCCGGAATTGTAGGCCGAACGGCGCGAGCCGCCGATCGCGGTGATGTGCCAGCCCGGGCGCAGCCGCGTCATGAAGATATGGCCGAAGATCGCGATCGCGATGTAGACCAGCGCGACGCTCGGAATGCCGAACACGTCGCCGCCGCCGATGAAATTCCAGGACGGGATGTCGGGAAAGGCCGCGGCGATCGAATTGGAGTAGCGCTGGATCAGCAGATCGAATGCCGAACGGTAGATGATCAGGGTGATCAGCGTGGTGATGAAGGCGCGGAGTCGCAGATATCCGATCAGGACGCCGTTGACGGCACCGAGCAGCGCGCCGCAGGCGAGGGTGGCGACCACCACCGCAGGCACCGGCCAGTTCAGCACATCGAGCAGGTAGAGCGCGCAGAAATCTGTCAGCGCGAAGATCGAGCCGACCGACAGATCGATGCCGCCGACTATGACCACCAGCGCCATGCCGAGCCCGATGAAGCCGATCTCGCCGGCCTGCCGCGCAGTGTCGGCAAGGCTCGCCGGCGACAGGAAGTGATCGATGGAGCGGCTGAGCGCGAAGCCGACGATCAAAAGCAGGATCACCGGAATAGCGGTCTCGGTCCAACGCTTGGACAGGATCTCGCCGAGGAGATGATCCGGCCAGTAGCGGTAACGCAGGCTCGTCAGGGTATCGCGCATCGGCATTCCAGCAGGGCGTTGGATTTTGGGAGATCGACGTCCCGGGCAAAGCGCGCCCGGGACGTCAAGCGGACGTGGCCGGACTATTTCTTCAGATCACTGAGATTCCAGCACGCGGTCTGGCTGTCGGCGTTCTCCTTGGTGATCGGAATCAGGGTCGTGTATTCCGAACCCTTGATCGAGCCGGCCTTGGCGCCGGACGACAGCAGCCATTTGATGGTGCCTGCCATCTGCGCGGCCTGGGTCGGCACGTCGTAGCTCAGGTTGAGATCGAAGGCGCCGGACTTCACGAGCTCGCAGGCGCCCTTGCGCTCGCCGCCCCCGGAGGTCGCCACGAACACCTTGCCGGTCAGACCGGCTTCCTTCACCGCGGCCGCGGTGCCGATGTCCATGCCGTCCCAGAAGCCGAC of the Bradyrhizobium quebecense genome contains:
- a CDS encoding ABC transporter permease — encoded protein: MPMRDTLTSLRYRYWPDHLLGEILSKRWTETAIPVILLLIVGFALSRSIDHFLSPASLADTARQAGEIGFIGLGMALVVIVGGIDLSVGSIFALTDFCALYLLDVLNWPVPAVVVATLACGALLGAVNGVLIGYLRLRAFITTLITLIIYRSAFDLLIQRYSNSIAAAFPDIPSWNFIGGGDVFGIPSVALVYIAIAIFGHIFMTRLRPGWHITAIGGSRRSAYNSGIPVRRTIALCYVASGVLTSIAALFFAARLGTVGGDIGVGLEVIVLTATVLGGITLGGGKGSVAKSLVGVLIVLLITNGLTTLNARGGINRMALAGILLIAAMVDIRWQKNRTRIISKVYVAPTYHALPPPPATEIGQGGPFEQNDKLRDVELIGLGRIEAPEDVILDRNNNLYAGSRHGDIMRFFAPDYQRMEVFAHIGGQPLGMAFDRQDNLYVCIGGMGLYRITPDGTVEKATDETNRSMHSVNDDSRLRLADDLDITDDGLIFFSEATVRYEMDEWPIDGLEARGNGRIICYDTKTGATHTALRGLKFPNGICVASDGQSILFAETFGCSIKRLWFAGPKKGQVEVVMDNLPGYPDNINLASDGNYWLALVGMRSPSLDLAWKMPGFRRRMAKRVPVDEWLFPNINTGCVVKFNEQGKILESFWDLRGENHPMITSMREHRGYLYLGGIMNNRIGRYRLTNADPNFVQYDKRWGKAS